Proteins co-encoded in one Brassica rapa cultivar Chiifu-401-42 chromosome A02, CAAS_Brap_v3.01, whole genome shotgun sequence genomic window:
- the LOC103852010 gene encoding probable bifunctional methylthioribulose-1-phosphate dehydratase/enolase-phosphatase E1: MAAAEAMIGFPQAYLESREVKETSSLVTELCRHFYTQGWVSGTGGSITIKVHDASIPKPDQLIVMSPSGVQKERMEPEDMYILSANGSVISAPSPKPYPNKLPKCTDCAPLFMKAYEMRNAGAVIHSHGMESCLVTMLNPQAKEFRITHMEMIKGIQGHGYYDELVVPIIENTAYENELTDSLTKAIIAYPKATAVLVRNHGVYIWGDSWIHAKTQAECYHYLFDAAIKLHQLGLDAATPEHGPIERAIHSQNQTESTRRCIVLDIEGTTTPITFVTDVLFPYARENVGKHLSLTYDTAETQEDIKLLRSQVEEDLRQGVTGAVPVPHTDEGKDEVIAAIVSNVEAMIKADRKITALKELQGHIWRTGFKCNELKSVVFEDVADALEKWHSSGTKVYIYSSGSRLAQRLLFGNTAYGDLRKYLSGFFDTTIGNKKESRSYKEITETLGVDDPSEILFVTDVYQEATAAKAAGLEAIISIRPGNASLPENHGFKTVTSFSQI, encoded by the exons ACACAAGGTTGGGTGTCCGGAACAGGAGGCAGCATCACCATCAAGGTCCACGATGCTTCTATCCCTAAACCCGACCAGCTCATCGTCATGTCTCCTTCAG GTGTTCAAAAGGAGAGGATGGAGCCTGAGGATATGTACATCTTATCTGCTAATGGATCCGTTATATCTGCACCTTCTCCTAAGCCTTACCCTAATAAGCTCCCCAAGTGTACTGATTGTGCTCCTCTTTTCATGAAG GCATATGAGATGCGAAATGCTGGAGCTGTTATTCATAGCCATGGCATGGAATCTTGTCTTGTGACAATGCTTAATCCACAAGCCAAAGAATTTCGT ATAACTCACATGGAGATGATCAAAGGGATTCAAGGTCACGGATACTATGACGAACTTGTTGTCCCAATCATAGAGAACACAGCTTATGAGAATGAGCTGACAGATTCCCTCACCAAAGCT ATAATAGCCTATCCTAAAGCAACAGCAGTGTTGGTACGCAATCATGGAGTTTACATTTGGGGTGATTCCTGGATCCATGCTAAGACTCAG gctgaatgttaccattatttGTTTGATGCTGCCATCAAGCTTCATCAACTGGGTCTGGATGCTGCTACTCCAGAACACGGGCCTATCGAAAGAGCCATACACTCACAAAACCAAACAGAATCAACTCGG AGATGCATTGTCCTAGATATTGAAGGGACAACAACACCCATAACATTCGTCACGGATGTTCTCTTTCCCTATGCTCGTGAAAACGTTGGGAAGCATTTGAGTTTGACGTACGACACAGCAGAAACTCAAGAGGATATTAAGTTGCTGCGGTCTCAG GTTGAGGAAGACTTGAGACAAGGTGTAACCGGCGCTGTTCCCGTACCTCATACTGATGAAGGAAAAGACGAGGTCATTGCAGCTATCGTCTCTAATGTGGAGGCAATGATAAAAGCCGATAGAAAGATCACTGCTTTAAAGGAATTACAA GGTCACATATGGCGAACAGGTTTCAAATGTAATGAACTGAAGTCTGTCGTTTTCGAAGATGTAGCAGACGCTTTAGAGAAATGGCATTCTTCAGGAACTAAG GTTTACATATATTCTAGTGGTAGTAGATTAGCGCAAAGGCTTCTCTTTGGGAACACAGCCTATGGAGATCTGAGGAAGTATTTATCTGGCTTTTTCGACACTACAATCGG AAACAAGAAAGAGAGCAGGAGTTACAAGGAGATTACAGAAACTCTTGGAGTGGATGATCCTTCAGAGATTCTTTTTGTGACAGATGTTTATCAAGAAGCTACTGCTGCAAAAGCCGCAG GTCTGGAGGCGATTATATCGATTCGACCTGGAAACGCTTCCCTACCAGAGAATCACGGGTTCAAGACTGTCACATCATTCTCACAAATTTAG
- the LOC103852011 gene encoding VQ motif-containing protein 33: protein MEVSSTSSICSKPEQIMQNYPPIITSPRFQPQTRSPSHHHHDQHQHLSNPYPTTFVQADTSTFKQVVQMLTGSSTDTKTENHHKAPSPVNNNKVGFSIPPIKKTNSFKLYERRQNNNNMFGKNNLMINTLRLQNSQRLMFSSGHNGQSPRFSPRNSSSENVLLSPSMLDFPKLGLNSPVTPLRSNDDPFNKSSPLSLGSSSEEDKAIAEKGFYLHPSPVSTPRDSQPLLLPLFPVTSPRNP, encoded by the coding sequence ATGGAGGTCTCATCAACATCATCCATCTGTTCAAAACCAGAACAAATCATGCAAAACTACCCTCCCATAATCACATCTCCTAGGTTTCAGCCTCAGACAAGATCTccttctcatcatcatcatgaccAACATCAACATCTCTCAAACCCTTACCCAACAACATTTGTTCAAGCAGACACTTCCACTTTCAAACAAGTTGTGCAGATGCTGACCGGCTCCTCCACCGATACCAAAACTGAAAACCACCACAAAGCTCCTTCTCCGGTGAACAACAACAAAGTAGGTTTCTCAATCCCACCCATCAAGAAAACCAACAGTTTTAAACTCTACGAAagaagacaaaacaataacaacaTGTTTGGTAAGAATAATTTAATGATCAATACTTTAAGGCTTCAAAACTCCCAGAGGTTGATGTTCTCGAGCGGACACAATGGTCAAAGCCCAAGATTCTCTCCAAGGAACAGCTCATCAGAGAATGTTCTTCTGTCTCCAAGCATGCTAGATTTCCCAAAGCTAGGGCTAAACAGTCCCGTTACGCCACTGAGAAGCAACGATGACCCCTTCAACAAGTCATCGCCTTTGTCTTTAGGGAGTTCATCTGAAGAAGACAAAGCCATTGCTGAAAAAGGATTTTATCTTCACCCTTCTCCAGTTTCAACTCCTAGAGACTCTCAGCCACTGCTTCTTCCTCTTTTTCCGGTTACTTCTCCCAGGAATCCATAA
- the LOC103852012 gene encoding stress-induced protein KIN2, with product MSNNSQNLSFNAGQAKGQTQEKASNLMDKASNAAQSAKESLSEGGQQLKQKAQGATEAIKEKTGLNK from the exons ATGTCTAACAACAGTCAGAACCTGAGCTTCAACGCTGGCCAAGCTAAAGGCCAAACCCAG GAGAAGGCAAGCAACCTGATGGACAAGGCCTCCAATGCTGCCCAATCCGCCAAGGAATCTTTGTCAGAG GGTGGACAGCAGCTGAAGCAGAAAGCACAGGGTGCCACTGAGGCCATTAAGGAAAAGACGGGATTGAACAAATGA
- the LOC103852013 gene encoding MLO-like protein 11 — protein sequence MGEGDDNEAESNERSLALSPTWSVAIVLSVFVLVSLIVERSIHRLSTWLRKTKRKPMFASLEKMKQELMLLGFISLLLTATSSTIANICVPSSFYNDRFVPCTRSEIKEEELGNESSVKRNLLTKSFFFSIFKRRRLEGIHHPTCSEGHEPFVSYEGLEQLHRFIFIMAVTHVTYSCLTMLLAIVKIHSWRIWEDVARMDRHDCLTAVTREKVLRRQTTFVQYHTSAPLAKNRLLIWVTCFFRQFGHSVVRSDYLTLRKGFIVNHHLTLKYDFHSYMIRSMEEEFQRIVGVSGPLWGFVVAFMLFNIKGSNLYFWIAIIPVTLVLLVGTKLQHVIATLALENAGLTEYPSGVKLRPRDELFWFNKPELLLSLIHFILFQNSFELASFFWFWWQFGYNSCFLKNHLLVYFRLILGFAGQFLCSYSTLPLYALVAQMGTNYKAALIPQRIRDTIQGWGKATRKKRRQ from the exons ATGGGAGAAGGAGACGACAATGAAGCAGAGTCAAATGAGAGATCGTTGGCCTTATCACCTACTTGGTCTGTTGCTATAGTCTTGTCTGTCTTCGTTCTTGTTTCTTTGATCGTTGAGCGCTCCATTCACCGCCTCAGCACT TGGTTAAGGAAGACAAAGAGGAAACCTATGTTTGCTTCtttggagaagatgaaacaaG agTTGATGCTGCTTGGCTTCATCTCACTTCTTCTGACAGCTACCTCTAGCACTATAGCCAACATATGTGTCCCTTCGAGTTTCTACAACGACAGATTTGTTCCTTGTACACGTTCTGAGATTAAAGAGGAAGAGCTTGGAAACGAATCATCTGTCAAGAGGAATCTCTTAACCAAATCCTTCTTCTTCAGCATCTTTAAGAGAAGAAGGTTGGAAGGCATTCACCATCCTACTTGCAGCGAG GGGCATGAGCCGTTTGTTTCATACGAAGGACTTGAGCAGTTGCATCGCTTCATCTTTATAATGGCGGTTACACATGTTACTTACAGCTGCTTGACCATGCTCCTTGCTATCGTTAAG ATTCATAGTTGGAGGATCTGGGAGGATGTAGCTCGCATGGATCGTCATGATTGCTTAACTG CGGTGACACGGGAGAAAGTATTGAGAAGGCAAACAACGTTTGTTCAGTATCATACATCTGCTCCTCTGGCGAAGAATAGATTGCTTATATGGGTG ACATGTTTCTTCAGGCAATTCGGACATTCTGTTGTTCGTTCTGACTACCTTACTCTCCGGAAGGGATTCATTGTG AATCACCACCTCACATTGAAGTACGATTTTCACAGCTACATGATTCGTTCTATGGAGGAAGAGTTCCAAAGGATCGTTGGTGTAAG TGGGCCACTTTGGGGGTTTGTAGTTGCTTTCATGCTCTTTAACATAAAAG GATCAAATCTCTATTTCTGGATAGCAATCATACCTGTTACT CTTGTTCTTCTGGTTGGTACCAAGCTGCAACATGTAATAGCTACTTTGGCATTAGAGAATGCTGGTTTAACAGAATATCCTTCTGGAGTTAAGCTGAGACCTAGGGATGAACTTTTCTGGTTCAATAAACCAGAACTACTCTTGTCCCTTATCCACTTCATCCTATTCCAG AACTCTTTTGAACTGGCttcattcttctggttctgg tGGCAGTTTGGTTACAACTCTTGCTTCCTGAAGAATCATCTCCTTGTTTACTTCCGACTTATTTTAGG GTTTGCTGGACAGTTTCTATGCAGCTACAGTACACTCCCACTATATGCATTGGTTGCTCAG ATGGGAACGAACTATAAAGCGGCTCTGATACCTCAGAGGATAAGAGATACGATTCAAGGCTGGGGGAAAGCGACcagaaagaaaagaagacaaTAA
- the LOC103852014 gene encoding CBS domain-containing protein CBSX5, translated as MAITLLSHEVSDLCIGKPPLRCLSAVTATVADAIAALKSSDDPFLSVWSCNHDETNDDDDNKKCDCECLGKICMADVICYLSKFDNKVLSLSSAFNASVSVLLPKCRSIVVHVQSSCKLAKAIDLITGGAQNLIVPIQTKRGQHKVPTRNAVVSLTTTTTTHKNSRQFCWITQEDIITFFLGSISVFSPLTSMSISELGVINSTRAFLAVDYYSSAASAITAISLAIANNISVLVVDGGCDVLEYPRIALIGEILPMTLACCDETAAAAVATLSAGELMTYIEGSGPLESHVRVVRNRLEEKGMVGLISLVDSLSGSSSSDEESPTGRTKSYGRSVSRAARMARKSVAIVCNRESSLMAVMIQAIAHRVSYVWVVDEDGCFIGMVTFVDILKLFRVFLDD; from the exons ATGGCAATAACCCTTTTGTCTCACGAGGTATCGGACCTCTGTATCGGCAAACCGCCACTACGTTGTCTCTCAGCTGTCACAGCCACCGTCGCTGACGCCATCGCTGCTCTCAAATCCTCCGACGATCCTTTCCTCAGCGTCTGGAGCTGTAATCACGACGAAACCAATGATGATGACGACAACAAGAAGTGCGACTGCGAGTGTTTGGGTAAGATCTGCATGGCGGATGTGATCTGTTACCTGTCTAAATTCGACAACAAGGTTTTGTCTCTTTCCTCCGCTTTCAATGCATCTGTCTCTGTTCTTCTCCCTAAATGTCGTTCCATCGTCGTCCATGTCCAATCTTCATGCAA GTTAGCTAAAGCCATTGATCTGATAACCGGAGGAGCACAAAATCTGATTGTTCCAATTCAGACAAAGAGAGGACAGCACAAGGTTCCGACCCGAAACGCTGTCGTTTCGCTCACCACCACAACAACAACACACAAGAACAGCCGCCAGTTCTGCTGGATCACCCAAGAAGACATCATTACATTCTTTCTTGGTTCCATCAGCGTCTTCTCTCCTTTAACGTCGATGTCTATCTCCGAACTCGGCGTGATAAACAGTACACGCGCTTTCCTCGCCGTGGATTACTACTCCTCAGCCGCCTCTGCCATCACCGCCATTTCTCTCGCCATTGCCAATAATATATCCGTCTTGGTTGTTGATGGTGGATGCGATGTACTAGAATATCCACGTATAGCTCTAATCGGCGAGATTCTGCCGATGACACTCGCGTGCTGCGATGAAACCGCCGCGGCAGCGGTTGCTACACTCTCCGCCGGCGAACTGATGACGTACATTGAGGGTAGTGGTCCGCTGGAGAGTCACGTAAGGGTCGTCAGGAATCGTCTTGAAGAGAAAGGGATGGTGGGTTTGATCTCACTCGTCGATTCCTTGTCGGGGTCTTCTTCGTCGGATGAAGAATCTCCCACGGGGAGAACGAAGTCATATGGTCGGTCAGTGAGTAGAGCGGCGAGGATGGCTAGGAAGTCGGTGGCCATAGTGTGTAATCGGGAAAGCTCGTTAATGGCGGTGATGATACAAGCGATTGCTCACAGGGTAAGCTATGTGTGGGTGGTTGATGAAGATGGTTGTTTTATTGGTATGGTTACTTTTGTTGATATTTTGAAACTTTTCAGAGTATTTTTGGATGATTAA